A portion of the Juglans microcarpa x Juglans regia isolate MS1-56 chromosome 1D, Jm3101_v1.0, whole genome shotgun sequence genome contains these proteins:
- the LOC121254678 gene encoding uncharacterized mitochondrial protein AtMg00810-like: protein MSPPPGMFATPSSETSAGIVLLLVYVDDIVIIGSDIELIKQLQQHLKASFHMKDLGLLQYFLGLEVQLTPTGTLLHQHKYTLDVISLGGLQSGNLVFTPLEVNLKLRQEGELLSDPSLYWQLVGSLNYLMITRPDISFAVQQVSQFMYLPDIFI from the exons ATGTCCCCACCTCCCGGCATGTTTGCTACACCTTCCTCAGAG ACTTCTGCAGGAATTGTATTGCTTCTCGTATATGTCGATGACATTGTGATTATTGGCTCAGATATTgagttaattaagcaattacaacagcatctcaaggcctcttttcacatgaaagatcttggtctcCTGCAGTACTTTCTTGGCCTTGAGGTGCAGCTTACTCCAACTGGTACGTTGTTACACCAGCACAAATACACGCTAGACGTTATTTCATTGGGTGGTCTCCAATCGGGTAACCTTGTTTTTACTCCCTTGGAGGTAAATCTTAAGCTTCGTCAGGAAGGAGAGCTTCTATCAGATCCATCCTTGTATTGGCAGCTTGTTGGGAGTTTAAACTACTTGATGATTACTCGTCCTGACATTTCTTTTGCTGTGCAACAAGTCAGTCAATTTATGTACCTCCCCGACATCTTCATTTAG